In Zea mays cultivar B73 chromosome 7, Zm-B73-REFERENCE-NAM-5.0, whole genome shotgun sequence, the following proteins share a genomic window:
- the LOC100191940 gene encoding AAA-ATPase At3g28580 isoform 1 (isoform 1 is encoded by transcript variant 1), whose translation MEAAAASSLWGGLNSGIMLSLLAVVWAMLWQALQGLQLQQYFGRHSRRLSRRLASILDPDLTVTVAEYDGGRMRRSDAFKEAKAYLERATREARGGVRHLKAEPDKDPDRLLLSMDDDEEITDEFRGATVTWRACTAPPREDSAPAYFWGRAPRADRRFYRLFFAERHRDLVLGDYLTHVRREGRAVMVKNRQRKLFTNISGDGSWDSDGVWSHVVFEHPKTFATLAMDPDKKKEVMDDLDAFRNGKDYYARVGKAWKRGYLLYGPPGTGKSTMIAAMANHLDYDVYDIELTSVRTNTDLRKLFIETTSKSIIVVEDIDCSLDLTGKRKKKNKKEEDGENKKDGTTTKQQEEDKEKEDEKAGGSKVTLSGVLNFIDGLWSACGGERIIVFTTNHVEKLDPALIRRGRMDKHIEMSYCCVQAFKFLAKVYLDVDDHPRFDAVAALLREVDMTPADVAENLTPKAPGEDADSCLAALVEALEKAKEDALAKKAKGKEEAGSADELDDEE comes from the exons AtggaggcggcggcggcatcTTCTCTGTGGGGCGGCCTCAACTCCGGCATCATGCTGAGCCTCCTGGCCGTGGTGTGGGCCATGCTGTGGCAGGCGCTGCAGGGCCTCCAGCTGCAGCAGTACTTCGGGCGCCACTCCCGCCGCCTGTCGCGCCGCCTCGCGTCCATCCTGGACCCGGACctcaccgtcaccgtcgccgagTACGACGGCGGGCGCATGCGCCGCAGCGACGCGTTCAAGGAGGCCAAGGCGTACCTGGAGCGCGCCACGCGGGAGGCCCGCGGCGGGGTGCGCCACCTCAAGGCCGAGCCCGACAAGGACCCCGACCGCCTCCTGCTCAGCATGGACGACGACGAGGAGATCACCGACGAGTTCAGGGGCGCCACCGTCACGTGGCGGGCCTGCACGGCGCCGCCGCGCGAGGACAGCGCGCCGGCCTACTTCTGGGGCCGCGCCCCGCGCGCCGACCGCAGGTTCTACCGCCTCTTCTTCGCCGAGCGCCACCGGGACCTCGTCCTGGGAGACTACCTCACCCACGTCCGCCGCGAGGGGCGCGCCGTCATGGTCAAGAACCGCCAGCGCAAGCTCTTCACCAacatctccggcgacggctcctggGACTCGGACGG TGTTTGGAGCCACGTGGTGTTCGAGCACCCCAAGACGTTCGCGACGCTGGCCATGGACCCGGACAAGAAGAAGGAGGTGATGGACGACCTGGACGCGTTCCGCAACGGCAAGGACTACTACGCGCGCGTCGGCAAGGCGTGGAAGCGCGGCTACCTCCTGTACGGGCCGCCGGGGACCGGCAAGTCCACCATGATCGCCGCCATGGCCAACCACCTCGACTACGACGTGTACGACATCGAGCTCACGTCCGTGCGCACCAACACCGACCTTCGCAAGCTCTTCATCGAGACCACCAGCAAGTCCATCATCGTCGTCGAGGACATCGACTGCTCGCTCGACCTCACTGGCAAGcgcaagaagaagaacaagaaggagGAGGACGGCGAGAACAAGAAGGACGGTACTACGACGAAGCAGCAGGAGGAGGACAAGGAGAAGGAGGACGAGAAGGCGGGCGGCAGCAAGGTGACGCTCTCCGGCGTGCTCAACTTCATCGACGGGCTGTGGTCCGCGTGCGGCGGTGAGCGCATCATCGTGTTCACCACCAACCACGTGGAGAAGCTGGACCCGGCGCTCATCCGGCGGGGCCGCATGGACAAGCACATCGAGATGTCCTACTGCTGCGTCCAGGCCTTCAAGTTCCTGGCCAAGGTCTACCTCGACGTGGACGACCACCCGCGCTTCGACGCCGTGGCGGCGCTCCTGCGGGAGGTGGACATGACGCCTGCGGACGTCGCCGAGAACTTGACGCCCAAGGCACCCGGCGAGGACGCCGACTCGTGCCTCGCCGCGCTTGTCGAGGCACTGGAGAAGGCTAAGGAGGACGCGCTGGCGAAGAAGGCCAAGGGGAAGGAGGAGGCCGGCTCCGCCGATGAGCTCGACGACGAGGAGTAG
- the LOC100191940 gene encoding AAA-ATPase At3g28580 isoform 2 (isoform 2 is encoded by transcript variant 2), translating into MEAAAASSLWGGLNSGIMLSLLAVVWAMLWQALQGLQLQQYFGRHSRRLSRRLASILDPDLTVTVAEYDGGRMRRSDAFKEAKAYLERATREARGGVRHLKAEPDKDPDRLLLSMDDDEEITDEFRGATVTWRACTAPPREDSAPAYFWGRAPRADRRFYRLFFAERHRDLVLGDYLTHVRREGRAVMVKNRQRKLFTNISGDGSWDSDGLWSDSVWSHVVFEHPKTFATLAMDPDKKKEVMDDLDAFRNGKDYYARVGKAWKRGYLLYGPPGTGKSTMIAAMANHLDYDVYDIELTSVRTNTDLRKLFIETTSKSIIVVEDIDCSLDLTGKRKKKNKKEEDGENKKDGTTTKQQEEDKEKEDEKAGGSKVTLSGVLNFIDGLWSACGGERIIVFTTNHVEKLDPALIRRGRMDKHIEMSYCCVQAFKFLAKVYLDVDDHPRFDAVAALLREVDMTPADVAENLTPKAPGEDADSCLAALVEALEKAKEDALAKKAKGKEEAGSADELDDEE; encoded by the exons AtggaggcggcggcggcatcTTCTCTGTGGGGCGGCCTCAACTCCGGCATCATGCTGAGCCTCCTGGCCGTGGTGTGGGCCATGCTGTGGCAGGCGCTGCAGGGCCTCCAGCTGCAGCAGTACTTCGGGCGCCACTCCCGCCGCCTGTCGCGCCGCCTCGCGTCCATCCTGGACCCGGACctcaccgtcaccgtcgccgagTACGACGGCGGGCGCATGCGCCGCAGCGACGCGTTCAAGGAGGCCAAGGCGTACCTGGAGCGCGCCACGCGGGAGGCCCGCGGCGGGGTGCGCCACCTCAAGGCCGAGCCCGACAAGGACCCCGACCGCCTCCTGCTCAGCATGGACGACGACGAGGAGATCACCGACGAGTTCAGGGGCGCCACCGTCACGTGGCGGGCCTGCACGGCGCCGCCGCGCGAGGACAGCGCGCCGGCCTACTTCTGGGGCCGCGCCCCGCGCGCCGACCGCAGGTTCTACCGCCTCTTCTTCGCCGAGCGCCACCGGGACCTCGTCCTGGGAGACTACCTCACCCACGTCCGCCGCGAGGGGCGCGCCGTCATGGTCAAGAACCGCCAGCGCAAGCTCTTCACCAacatctccggcgacggctcctggGACTCGGACGG CTTGTGGTCCGACAGTGTTTGGAGCCACGTGGTGTTCGAGCACCCCAAGACGTTCGCGACGCTGGCCATGGACCCGGACAAGAAGAAGGAGGTGATGGACGACCTGGACGCGTTCCGCAACGGCAAGGACTACTACGCGCGCGTCGGCAAGGCGTGGAAGCGCGGCTACCTCCTGTACGGGCCGCCGGGGACCGGCAAGTCCACCATGATCGCCGCCATGGCCAACCACCTCGACTACGACGTGTACGACATCGAGCTCACGTCCGTGCGCACCAACACCGACCTTCGCAAGCTCTTCATCGAGACCACCAGCAAGTCCATCATCGTCGTCGAGGACATCGACTGCTCGCTCGACCTCACTGGCAAGcgcaagaagaagaacaagaaggagGAGGACGGCGAGAACAAGAAGGACGGTACTACGACGAAGCAGCAGGAGGAGGACAAGGAGAAGGAGGACGAGAAGGCGGGCGGCAGCAAGGTGACGCTCTCCGGCGTGCTCAACTTCATCGACGGGCTGTGGTCCGCGTGCGGCGGTGAGCGCATCATCGTGTTCACCACCAACCACGTGGAGAAGCTGGACCCGGCGCTCATCCGGCGGGGCCGCATGGACAAGCACATCGAGATGTCCTACTGCTGCGTCCAGGCCTTCAAGTTCCTGGCCAAGGTCTACCTCGACGTGGACGACCACCCGCGCTTCGACGCCGTGGCGGCGCTCCTGCGGGAGGTGGACATGACGCCTGCGGACGTCGCCGAGAACTTGACGCCCAAGGCACCCGGCGAGGACGCCGACTCGTGCCTCGCCGCGCTTGTCGAGGCACTGGAGAAGGCTAAGGAGGACGCGCTGGCGAAGAAGGCCAAGGGGAAGGAGGAGGCCGGCTCCGCCGATGAGCTCGACGACGAGGAGTAG